The following nucleotide sequence is from Oryzias melastigma strain HK-1 linkage group LG3, ASM292280v2, whole genome shotgun sequence.
AATCGCATtgccaagtcgtcacatattgacgcatggttaaggaccactctgcgtcaatttttgacattttaggtgtCCCAAGtagtcattttttgacgtactggtcGTTCCAATTAAAACTGGTGGTCGGTTGTTTTGTTGGAtgtggtaccctaaccctagcccgGTCTGCGTCCGGGACCGGTACTGATCCAGCTCTGGTACCAATTTGCATCTAGTTCTGAGTTATGGTTAGGGTATTGATACAGTCCACGTCCTGGTACtggactggtaccggtttgcagcctggaggttggagagccttgatttaattggaacactcatcacgtcaaaaaacaacgagttggggacacccaaaacaccagtttttgactcggaggggtccttaaccatgtaTCAGAATGTGTTGACttaggaatgagaatgtgttgctcaTTGGTCAGCAAAGGGGGCAGCTTTTGTTCCTCCAACTGGTGATCAGCCTGGCCACTGTGTCTGATCCCAGAACTCTCGTCCATATACTGTGTTACGTATTTTAGACTTTTGCTTACTTGCGGATGATTATAGTGGTTGTTTGTGAATTGACTTTTAACTTATTTGTTAAACATCTGACTGCTCTTTTTGTTCTGCATCAAACAGGTAATTCTACTGCCCTCAAAGGACctattttaggattttcttatgcctttcagagtaaactatatccatatatatgatcactTGGAATGTAATGATGCAATCAACCCACgattcagtttgattcaaagttttaaagtcatgatttcaatttttttcattttttttccctcaacacAATTAAAGCTATTTTAAGGCCaggtatgttttctttttgctccttacatcaaactgtccgTTTCCCTTGTAACAGAAAagattaaattcaaataaacaaatatgcaaaatattGGAATGATCATAAATACTTTGTAACGAAGAGGtgtgttatttatttcaacatcactgtttatgttttaacaaATCTAACTTTTCTTGCACATTATCTCAGAACCTACTGTGATACAGTGTAACTGGAAATAAAACAATCCTGCATTAGAATactaataagtaaaaaaagaacttctttgaaatgttttccttaaaaaattaaCTGTCCCAAACTCTATAAAATGACTGTGTCCCATGTACTTATTTTGTACTGCTGACTTTAAATGAGAAGAAACCCTCTCTACCTCAAAGTTTGTTTCTTTCACTGCCATGCTTCTGGGGTTTTTGCGCTGCAATAAACTAGTAGCCCAGAAACACAATACGTAATGACATTTGGGGAAAGCGTGTCACACCACATGATGTTTAGTTGTTCCCCGcgtatttgcatttctttattcatggtTTCATATtttcgcagattttttttttttcagtcacgttaTCCCTCAGTTTCGTCACAAACTCAGACTactcaagacacttgtatgaaacttttccTTTGGAAGGTGGTGCGAAAGCTCCGGGAATTTCCCAAGAGGGGAGCGCAATTGAAGAGCACGCCAGCCCATCCATAACGCACACAGAGGTACGTGCGCACAAGCTCACAGGAACGCACACTCTAACAGCTAGCCTGCATGGAGATATGGTATTAgttctgcatttctaaatttaagcACAAGCACAAAtcgatttttacattttctgcaacgGTGAACATGTTAACAAgtttctatcagcttttaacTGATTCTATAAGTATTGTTACACCCTTACTGATCACATACCTTTGgcacattaaaaaagcaaaatatttaagaaatatgagttattttggTGAACTCTTTTTACCCGGAAGTAAGATGCCTTTTTCTGAGGCACCACCTTTTGTTCTTTGAgggtgctgcccatttcatgacatcatcctagaacTGGCCATGTCTGCGTTTGGgccattaaaacaaacatccaaattTCTTTCAAAGACGTATGTGCATATTGTGTATCTGCCTCTGGTAGGGTGGGAattcacagacagaatggtgatggctaatgggttcattttgtggtgaataAAACCAaccttttcttttaactttttttttttttaatttgtcttgtCCAACAGCTAAGCAAACAGATACGGGCTGAGAGCCTCTAATGCTGGGAaggttttcttttaacattagTAAATTAGAGttaaatgacaagaaaaaagatttcaatgtattttgaatgtattttcaGTAAGTGTGCATCCATTTTGAGACAACAAACAAACTCAACAAAAAACACCCAGCTAAGATTCAAACCAGGGCTGTGAGGCCGAAGTGCTAGCCACAATGCCACCGTACAGCTTCTGTCATTTagccaaaagagaaaaacagacagactAAAAAAGTTGCTTTGCATCTACTTTATTTCTACTATTTAAGACACTGATGATCAGACATAAACACTTTTAACGGCAGTTGTAAAGGATGTTGATTCTGGTGATGTCCCAGCGGGACATGCCATTCCTCTGGCCGATGGGGACGTTGGGATTGGGGATGGGGGTGATGGTATCCCTCCCATAACCAATGGAGAAGGCATCTCTTCCATAGTGCATGATGGAGGAGTAGTCGTAGGGGGTGTTCAGGTTGTTGGTGTCGTGCTTGTTGAAGTTGTAGGCACTAGCTGGGATGATGTTCTGCCAGTTGATTCGGACGTAGCCATCTCGGTCGCTCCTGGTCTGCTCATGCTGGAAGCCCAGAGCGTGGTTGAGCTCGTGTTGGACGATGCCACCATACATGCAGCCTCCCTTGTTGAGAGACAACTCCTGTTGTCCTCCCTTTCTGCCCAGCTCAGAGTAGCATCCGTTTCTGCTGACAACGCTGATGAAGTCGTACTCATTGGTGCGCCGGACAAAGCGGATGCAGGTTCTGCCACTAAATGCCCTCATGGCGCCTTCGATGGTGCCCACTTCCCTTGGGGTGTACTCCCGGCCAATGACGTAAGGGATCATCACCAAACCGTTGGAGGCTTTCCTCCAGAAACAGCTGTTGGACCAACACTTCATGGCATTCCTGTTTGTAGGAGCCACCAGGTCTCCTTCTAGCAGGAACTTGTCAGTGTTGTTGTTGCTGGTGAGGATCTTGGTGGTGAAGTCTatatcctcatcttcatcacccTCTTCACCACCTTCTTCCTGGCCTTCTTCGCCGCCTTCTTCATGGCCTTCCTTCTCTTGGACGGGAAGTGCCTGAGCGATGCCGAGCAGGAGCAGTAAGAGCAGGCAGGCAGAGGGAGCCATGTTCATGGTGGATGAGGAGGCTGCAGAGCTGACTCCCTAAAGCTTGATGTCTGCTTCAGGTCAGTCCAGCCTCTTTATACTCACCTGTGGAGGTGTGTCTGCAGCAAGATTATGGGCTGGGGTCTACATTGTTTGTCCAAAGTAAGCCTCTGGAGGGAGGACTCCACAGGCAAACCTACTTTACCAACAGTTCAATGTACTTTAAACACAAaggtttgttttccttgtttttggtcaaatggAAGTTGGAGGTATGAATGCTGACAAGATGAGGTAGGAGTTCAGATAGGTCTTGAGTGCATCTGTGACTGCGTATCTATTAGGGCCATAGTGCATCTATATGTCTATATGCGTTCGGATTGCTGGGGTGGATGAGGACTCAGCTGAGAGCTTAAAGTGTGCATGGACCTGCCTCCTGCACTTGACACTCACGATGCTAGTTAACTTGACCATAGACAACAGGCACTGTGTCTGAACCCAAAGCTCACCTCCACTTTGTTGCAGGCCTCAGCTGAGGCACCTGTTAATGTCAGAGGACTGTGTTACATACTTTAAACTTTTGCTTACTTGTGGATGTTTATggtgaagtttttttgttgtaaattgaCTGCTATTTTTGCTCTGTACCTAACAGGTCATTTTATGCTGGTTTGAAGACCCCAATCACAATTGGGAATTTCAATTCTTTATGTTACACATTCTTTTCCCTTCCTCTTGGTTGGGAACATAACACTGCTCTAAGTTCAGGGATAAGCCAACTGCTTTCCAGAAGAAGTCCCCAACATGGTGAAACATCTTTTCATTTGAATGCAGCTAAATCGTGGAAGTGTCTCTTTGACAATACGGGATACACTTCTATATTTTGACAGTGATTAATTTAACCTTTTCTCATAGACTCACTGTACAAAAGCTGAATGACAATGAagacattttgatgttttttgaaaTTTATGTTTCTTACATTTCTTACATCTTACATTTTCATCCCTTTTCTAACCATTTTCTGTCACAGAGAAGCTAGAGCCTACCCTGCTACAGTTGGATGGAGGCTCATAACACTGGACAGTTTacagtccatcacagggcctCTCAGATGGACAACCATTTTAAAAGGGACCACTATGAGCCACCAATGATCTCATAAAGCATGTTcttagactgtgggaggaagccaaaGTGTCCAGAGAAAACCCTTACATGCATTGGAAGAACATTAAACTAAACAGCCAAAATCATGAAACTCCTGCAGCATGATGGTCAAGATTGTCTGTCAGTTTAAAACCAAAGGTTTGACTCAGAACAGGCTTCTCCATGGTCAGCTAATCAAGTTGAGCGCACGTTCTCAGCGTCACATTCAAAGATGGTCTTTGAAACATAGGCGTAAGAGTAGGTTAAGCATTGCTGCAGGGGTTGAAAAAATGGGGGTGCAGACAAAATGCTACATATTGGATCAATTTGGTCTGCACGGCTGTTGGTCCACAGGAAAGCCTTTACTAAAGAAGATGCACAAGAAACCTGCAAATAGTTTTTTGAAAACAAGCAGACTATGAATGGACATGGATTACCGGAACCATGTTCTGTGGTTTGATGAGACAAAGAGATAAACCTATTTGGTTCAGATGGCGTGTGTGACGTCAATCAGTTGAGTACAAAGACTACTGTATATTGCCAACATTCAAGGATGGTAGCGGGAGGGTCATGGGCTGGGGCTGCATCAGGTCTGCCAGCATTGGGGGGGCTACAGTTAATTGAGGGAATCATGAATGCTAACATGTACTGTGAAGCAGAGCACGACTTCCTCCCTCCGAATATTGGGCTGCAGGCAGTGCTCCAGTATGTTGAAAACATCTAACGCATCTCTAAGATCAACACTGCGTGTTTCTGCAGTGTTGTCCCATAAAAAGATGTAAATGAATATCTGCAGAAACGTGACGTGTGTACTCATTTTAGTGAGATATTTTAGACTCCATACAGAAAAGTCCCAGCTTGGACAAAAACCAGGACTGAGAAGCCGTAGTGTTAACCACAATGATACCTTACAACCCACTTTCTTTAAGCccagagagaaaagaaaacagaccaCAGAAGTTGCTTTGCATCTactttatttctactttttcagattattagacaaaaacatgtttaacgACAGTTGTAAAGGACGTTGATTCTGGTGATGTCCCAGCGGGACATGCCATTCCTCTGGCCGATGGGGACATTGGGATTAGGGATGGGGGTGATGCTATCCCGCCCATAGGCAATGGAGAAGGCATCTCTTCCATAGTGCATGATGGAGGAGTAGTCGTAGGGGGTGTTCAGGTTGTTGGTGTCGTGCTTGTTGAAGTTGTAGGCACTAGCTGGGATGATGTTCTGCCAGTTGATCCGGACGTAGCCGTCTCGGTCGCTCCTGGTCTGCTCATGCTGGAAGCCCAGAGCGTGGTTGAGCTCGTGTTGGACGATGCCACCATACATGCAGCCTCCCTTGTTGAGAGACAGCTCCTGTTGTCCTCCCTTTCTGCCCAGCTCAGAGTAGCATCCGTTTCTGCTGACAACGCTGATGAAGTCGTACTCATTGGTGCGGCGGACAAAGCGGATGCAGGTTCTGCCACTAAATGCCCTCATGGCGCCTTCAATGGTGCCCACTTCCCTTGGGGTGTACTCCCGGCCAATGACGTAAGGGATCATCACCAAACCGTTGGAGGCTTTCCTCCAGAAACAGCTGTTGGACCAACACTTCATGGCATTCCTGTTTGTAGGAGCCACCAGGTCTCCTTCTAGCAGGAACTTGTCAGTGTTGTTGTTGCTGGTGAGGATCTTGGTGGTGAAGTCTatatcctcatcttcatcacccTCTTCACCACCTTCTTCGCCGCCTTCTTTATGGCCTTCTTTCTCTTCGACGGGCAGCGCCTGAGCGATGCCGAGCAGGAGCAGTAAGAGCAGGCAGGCAGAGGGAGCCATGGTGGATGTGGAGGCTGCAGAGCTGACTCCCTAAAGCTTGATGACTGCCTCAGTTCAGTCCAGCTTCTTTATACTCACCTGTGGAGGTGTGTCTGCACAAAGATTATGGGCTGGGGTCCACATTGTTTGTCCAAAGTAAGCCTCTGGAGGGAGGACTCCACAGACAAACCTACTTTACCAATAGTCTTTATTGTACTTACTTAGCACTTAGCTGTTAGGTAAACAGaaagtggattttattttttgtaaaatgttttaaaatgttttaacccaTTGGTCAACTaccatagatagatagataaaagTAAAGCTTATGCcgatatttatatatatatatccacacacacattcacacgtaCGTACATATGTACGTGGTTCTAtttggcccaatctgaattcttcccttctcccttcccctccatttcaGTGATTGTGTGtccaataaatgtatttttcaaatccGATCCTCCAAACGAAGGGACATAAAGTCCTACCGCGCTAGGTTTATTGGCATTGCCAGAAACGCTTTTCTTCAAAGGGGTAcactctgaaccacagatgttttacatttaaatgtaattaaagactttttgttgtagtatgaccttttaaagttttaaaaccacTGCTCAAGTGCGagaagctccgcgctaaagctAGGGGGCTGGCGATTATTGGCGCCATCATcaacgaaagtgacgtccgaaataggagacacaattttttcataGCTCCCTTTGAAGGGcaaaatgaaggggaagggaagagttcggattgggcctttgtactaatggatgcatcagaatggagcagagcgggGAGTTTGTGGttcgcccagcatattttctacatcacaaatacgttctttttcaaacagtattttttcatctgcttttgatttttaattatttgaatacTCATAGATGTAAgtttaatctaaattttctttatatatcctCAGAAACACATGAACaccttaaaaacacagttttcatcagaatggatcTTTTAAGAACAGTCTTTTAGAAATCAGTTCAAAAGTGTTGGACATTCTTGTGGTTTTTCTGTGTCATCTGCTTCAAACTAGAGCACAATTTGAAAAGTCAATGATGGCGGTTGTGCCATAATAAGctgctttattttctaaataactgCTATAAATAAGGGAATCTGCAGGCTCCTAATGATTCTAGTaaattgaatatattttaatagaaaatcaAATGTGTGATAGTTGGAgaggttttaatttgaaaaaaacaattcttataGTTTCTAGAAATAAGCACCTTAAACTGCTTTTCTGAACTGCTGTTGTGTCTCTTTGATATTGACATTTGCTTTGTCGTTTTTACgcacaaaaataatacaaagaatCAG
It contains:
- the LOC112161182 gene encoding high choriolytic enzyme 2; the protein is MNMAPSACLLLLLLLGIAQALPVQEKEGHEEGGEEGQEEGGEEGDEDEDIDFTTKILTSNNNTDKFLLEGDLVAPTNRNAMKCWSNSCFWRKASNGLVMIPYVIGREYTPREVGTIEGAMRAFSGRTCIRFVRRTNEYDFISVVSRNGCYSELGRKGGQQELSLNKGGCMYGGIVQHELNHALGFQHEQTRSDRDGYVRINWQNIIPASAYNFNKHDTNNLNTPYDYSSIMHYGRDAFSIGYGRDTITPIPNPNVPIGQRNGMSRWDITRINILYNCR
- the LOC112161186 gene encoding high choriolytic enzyme 2, whose amino-acid sequence is MAPSACLLLLLLLGIAQALPVEEKEGHKEGGEEGGEEGDEDEDIDFTTKILTSNNNTDKFLLEGDLVAPTNRNAMKCWSNSCFWRKASNGLVMIPYVIGREYTPREVGTIEGAMRAFSGRTCIRFVRRTNEYDFISVVSRNGCYSELGRKGGQQELSLNKGGCMYGGIVQHELNHALGFQHEQTRSDRDGYVRINWQNIIPASAYNFNKHDTNNLNTPYDYSSIMHYGRDAFSIAYGRDSITPIPNPNVPIGQRNGMSRWDITRINVLYNCR